A stretch of the Snodgrassella alvi genome encodes the following:
- the carA gene encoding glutamine-hydrolyzing carbamoyl-phosphate synthase small subunit — protein sequence MTTNAILVLADGSVFHGVSIGAAGQAVGEVVFNTSMTGYQEILTDPSYTQQMVTLTYPHIGNTGVNSEDTESKQIYAAGLIVRDLPLLHSNFRAEESLADYLKRHNTVAIADIDTRRLTRMLRDKGTQAGCIITGNDTSIDQALELARTFGSMAGKDLAQQVSCTTQYEFTQGEWQLGQGFTQPPAAKFHVVAYDFGVKTNILRMLSERGCRLTVVPATTPAAEVLALNPDGVFLSNGPGDPEPCDYAINAVQEILVHKLPLFGICLGHQLLGLALGAQTRKMPFGHHGANHPVQDMDTGRVVITSQNHGFEVDAATLPDNVRITHKSLFDGSLQGISLINQPAFSFQGHPEASPGPHDVSYLFDRFIEHMQTARQSK from the coding sequence ATGACTACAAACGCAATTTTGGTGTTGGCTGATGGTTCCGTATTTCATGGTGTCAGCATTGGTGCAGCAGGGCAGGCAGTTGGTGAAGTTGTCTTCAACACCAGCATGACTGGCTATCAGGAAATTCTCACTGACCCGTCTTATACTCAGCAGATGGTAACGCTAACTTATCCGCATATTGGTAATACCGGTGTGAACAGTGAAGATACAGAAAGCAAACAAATTTATGCTGCTGGTTTGATTGTTCGTGATTTACCTCTTCTGCACAGTAATTTCCGTGCTGAAGAAAGTTTGGCTGATTATTTAAAACGTCATAACACTGTGGCAATTGCCGATATTGATACACGTCGTCTTACTCGTATGCTGCGTGATAAAGGTACTCAAGCCGGCTGTATTATAACTGGTAATGATACCAGCATTGACCAAGCACTGGAGCTAGCACGAACTTTCGGCAGCATGGCAGGTAAAGATTTAGCGCAACAAGTAAGCTGCACTACTCAGTATGAATTTACACAGGGAGAATGGCAGCTTGGACAGGGTTTTACACAGCCGCCGGCAGCTAAGTTTCATGTAGTTGCTTATGATTTTGGGGTTAAAACTAATATCCTGCGCATGTTGAGTGAACGTGGATGCCGATTAACTGTTGTACCTGCAACCACACCGGCAGCAGAGGTGCTGGCGTTGAATCCGGATGGTGTATTTCTCTCTAATGGCCCCGGCGACCCAGAGCCCTGTGATTATGCTATCAATGCCGTGCAAGAGATATTGGTTCATAAACTGCCGCTATTTGGTATTTGTTTGGGACATCAGCTTCTTGGCCTGGCACTGGGTGCTCAGACGCGTAAAATGCCTTTTGGTCATCATGGTGCCAACCATCCTGTACAGGATATGGATACAGGGCGTGTAGTGATTACTAGCCAGAACCATGGCTTCGAAGTAGATGCTGCTACCTTACCGGACAATGTTCGCATCACCCATAAATCATTGTTTGATGGTTCCCTACAGGGCATCAGCCTGATTAACCAGCCGGCGTTTTCTTTTCAGGGGCATCCTGAAGCAAGCCCCGGACCGCATGATGTTTCCTACTTATTTGACCGTTTTATCGAACACATGCAGACAGCCAGACAGAGCAAATAA
- the guaB gene encoding IMP dehydrogenase, producing the protein MRIVEKAYTFDDVLLVPAHSEVLPRDVILKTPLTRHISLNLPLVSAAMDTVTEAKLAISMAQEGGIGIIHKNMSPERQARAVANVKRYESGVVKDPVTISPDTLIGDLIGPGRKYKVSSLPVLENGKVVGLVTNRDLRFERNLQQKVASIMTPRERLVTVSETTSINDARELMHTHKIERVLVVNADWELKGLITVKDILKNTAFPNANKDSEGRLRVGAAVGVGHDTEERVAALVQAGVDVLVVDTAHGHSQGVIERVRWVKEHYPEVDVIGGNIATAAAARDLVAAGADAVKVGIGPGSICTTRIVAGVGVPQLTAIHNVATALAGTGVPLIADGGIRFSGDLAKALAAGASSVMLGGMFAGTEEAPGEIELYQGRSYKSYRGMGSMGAMSQGSSDRYFQDNVSSADKYVPEGIEGRVPYKGPISQIIHQLVGGLRSSMGYLGCKTIHDMHEKAEFVEITAAGMSESHVHDVQITKEAPNYHVR; encoded by the coding sequence ATGCGTATAGTCGAAAAAGCTTACACTTTTGACGACGTGCTACTCGTACCTGCTCATTCTGAAGTACTGCCGCGCGACGTTATACTTAAAACCCCTCTTACCCGTCATATTAGCCTGAATCTGCCACTTGTTTCTGCGGCAATGGATACGGTAACAGAAGCTAAACTGGCTATTTCTATGGCACAGGAAGGCGGAATTGGCATTATTCATAAAAACATGAGCCCGGAACGGCAGGCACGCGCTGTTGCTAATGTAAAACGTTATGAAAGTGGCGTGGTTAAAGACCCTGTTACTATCAGTCCAGACACGTTGATAGGGGATTTAATCGGCCCTGGTCGCAAATATAAAGTATCTAGTTTACCGGTATTGGAAAACGGTAAAGTAGTCGGACTGGTCACCAACCGTGATTTGCGCTTTGAACGCAATCTACAACAAAAAGTAGCCAGCATCATGACACCGCGTGAGCGTCTGGTTACAGTCAGTGAAACCACCAGCATCAATGATGCACGTGAATTAATGCACACGCATAAAATCGAACGTGTACTGGTGGTTAATGCTGACTGGGAATTAAAAGGTCTGATTACTGTTAAAGATATTCTGAAAAATACTGCTTTTCCTAATGCTAATAAAGACAGTGAAGGCCGTTTGCGTGTCGGTGCGGCTGTAGGCGTAGGTCATGATACAGAAGAGCGCGTAGCAGCTCTGGTACAGGCTGGTGTTGATGTACTGGTGGTGGATACTGCCCATGGCCACAGCCAAGGTGTGATTGAGCGTGTACGCTGGGTAAAAGAGCATTATCCAGAAGTAGATGTTATCGGTGGTAATATTGCCACCGCTGCCGCTGCACGCGATCTCGTGGCAGCGGGAGCGGATGCGGTAAAAGTAGGTATTGGTCCCGGTTCTATCTGTACCACACGCATTGTAGCCGGTGTGGGAGTGCCGCAATTGACAGCTATTCATAATGTGGCCACTGCGCTGGCCGGAACGGGAGTGCCGCTAATTGCTGATGGTGGTATCCGTTTTTCTGGTGATTTGGCCAAAGCTCTAGCTGCTGGAGCATCGTCTGTGATGCTTGGTGGTATGTTTGCCGGTACTGAAGAAGCCCCTGGTGAGATAGAGCTGTATCAAGGACGCTCTTATAAATCTTACCGCGGTATGGGTTCAATGGGTGCTATGAGTCAGGGTTCTTCTGACCGCTATTTTCAAGATAATGTATCCAGTGCTGACAAATATGTGCCGGAAGGTATAGAAGGGCGAGTTCCTTATAAAGGGCCTATCAGCCAGATTATCCATCAATTGGTAGGTGGATTACGTTCAAGCATGGGTTATCTAGGATGTAAAACTATTCATGATATGCATGAGAAAGCGGAATTTGTGGAAATTACCGCCGCTGGTATGAGCGAATCGCATGTACATGATGTACAGATTACCAAAGAAGCTCCGAATTACCATGTTCGCTGA
- a CDS encoding DUF4124 domain-containing protein, with the protein MRHKILKMSLAVVLMGSTIMAGAVEVYTWRDKKGVNEYSDAPVQLTPAKTQRFNVRTQVVTPLAAPQPSAQAGSDTLTEQQAQLNRKIEEQNKKTDEQNKRIEAQNKKNRESACKTAQMNRKMADSLRTNNRDALIQRYDEDVRLNCN; encoded by the coding sequence ATGCGTCACAAAATACTGAAAATGTCACTGGCAGTAGTACTAATGGGCAGCACGATTATGGCAGGTGCGGTAGAAGTTTACACCTGGCGTGATAAGAAAGGCGTAAATGAATATTCAGACGCACCAGTACAACTGACTCCGGCCAAAACCCAGCGTTTTAATGTACGCACACAAGTTGTCACCCCGCTGGCTGCACCGCAACCCAGCGCTCAGGCTGGTTCGGACACCCTAACTGAGCAACAAGCACAACTGAACCGCAAAATTGAAGAACAAAATAAAAAGACCGATGAACAGAATAAGAGAATTGAAGCACAAAATAAGAAAAACCGTGAATCTGCCTGTAAAACAGCACAGATGAATCGCAAAATGGCCGACAGCCTACGTACCAATAACCGCGATGCGCTGATTCAGCGATATGATGAAGATGTGCGGCTGAATTGTAATTAA
- the uvrC gene encoding excinuclease ABC subunit UvrC — translation MTDIADTSSSSEDKNKFDIALFLKNLPLVPGVYRMLDIHDKVLYVGKAVNLKRRVSSYFQKTDLSPRIQLMVKQVARIEVTATHSETEALILENNFIKALSPKYNILFRDDKSYPYLMLTGHRFPQMAYYRGNLKKPNQYFGPYPNGYAVRNSIQTLQKVFRLRTCEDSVFEHRDRACLLYQIKRCSGPCVGHISVEDYQSSVKAAVSFLQGKTRELTATLHEKMQQAAQQLDFETAAQVRDQIQALGLMQSQQFIDSKQANQNDIDILALSEENDIVCIHWVSIRGGRHVGDKNFFPDTRFRVTEKLNHYGEAFVAQHYLGKNKPDIIISNFQLPKSLCDALNAENSRQIQFIHNTVGERRVWLQMAERNAQMAIEQYRLQQHSQQHRIEALAQLLDMDAESLNRIECFDISHTQGEATIASCVVYEDEAMQPAKYRRYNITTAKAGDDYAAMREVLTRRYGRLADNDDSIGTWPDLVLIDGGKGQVHMALDVWQELGIHIPIVGIAKGPERKAGLEELIIPHQQRNIRVEPHNPALHLLQTVRDESHRFAITGHRQKRAKARVTSSLNNIPGIGSKRRQALLTRFGGLRGVVAASVHDLSQTEGISQALAEKIYAALH, via the coding sequence ATGACCGATATTGCTGACACTTCATCCAGCTCTGAAGATAAAAATAAATTTGATATAGCCCTGTTTCTAAAAAACCTGCCATTGGTGCCGGGGGTATATCGCATGTTGGATATTCATGACAAAGTATTATATGTTGGCAAAGCAGTAAATTTGAAACGCCGCGTGAGCAGTTATTTTCAAAAAACCGACCTGTCACCGCGAATTCAGCTAATGGTAAAACAGGTAGCACGAATAGAGGTCACAGCTACTCATTCGGAAACCGAAGCATTGATACTTGAAAATAATTTTATCAAGGCTTTGTCTCCCAAATACAATATTTTATTCCGCGATGATAAAAGCTACCCCTACCTGATGCTTACCGGTCACCGTTTTCCGCAGATGGCTTATTATCGCGGTAATCTGAAAAAACCAAACCAATACTTTGGTCCCTATCCGAATGGCTACGCGGTCAGAAACAGTATCCAAACTTTACAAAAGGTTTTCCGGCTGCGCACCTGTGAAGATAGCGTATTTGAACATCGTGACCGTGCTTGTCTTCTATATCAAATCAAACGCTGCTCCGGCCCTTGTGTCGGCCATATCAGTGTAGAAGACTATCAGAGTAGCGTTAAAGCTGCTGTTAGCTTTTTACAAGGCAAGACCAGAGAATTAACAGCCACACTACATGAAAAAATGCAGCAGGCTGCTCAGCAACTGGATTTTGAAACAGCGGCGCAAGTACGAGATCAAATTCAAGCATTAGGGCTGATGCAATCCCAGCAATTTATTGACAGCAAGCAAGCTAATCAGAATGATATTGATATACTTGCCCTATCTGAAGAAAACGATATTGTTTGTATCCATTGGGTAAGTATTCGCGGTGGCCGTCATGTTGGGGATAAAAATTTTTTCCCAGATACACGCTTTCGAGTCACTGAAAAGCTCAATCATTATGGTGAAGCTTTTGTAGCTCAACATTATTTAGGTAAAAACAAACCAGATATAATAATCAGTAACTTTCAATTACCTAAAAGTTTATGTGATGCACTGAATGCAGAAAACAGCCGGCAAATTCAGTTTATACATAATACTGTCGGAGAAAGGCGTGTTTGGTTGCAGATGGCAGAACGTAATGCACAGATGGCCATTGAACAATATCGGTTGCAACAACATAGCCAACAACACCGCATTGAAGCACTGGCACAATTACTGGATATGGATGCAGAAAGTCTGAATCGCATTGAATGTTTTGATATCAGCCATACACAGGGGGAAGCTACAATTGCATCTTGTGTAGTATATGAGGATGAGGCTATGCAGCCAGCTAAATACCGCCGCTATAATATTACTACAGCAAAAGCCGGTGATGATTATGCAGCAATGCGAGAAGTATTAACCCGTCGCTATGGACGGCTGGCTGATAATGATGACAGCATTGGCACTTGGCCAGATTTAGTATTGATTGATGGCGGTAAAGGTCAGGTACATATGGCTCTAGATGTGTGGCAGGAACTGGGTATCCATATTCCGATTGTAGGTATCGCCAAAGGTCCGGAACGCAAAGCCGGTCTCGAAGAACTTATTATTCCACATCAACAGCGCAATATCCGTGTGGAACCACATAATCCAGCACTTCATTTATTGCAGACAGTACGTGACGAGTCACATCGTTTTGCCATCACTGGCCATCGCCAGAAACGAGCCAAAGCCAGAGTCACTTCTTCACTAAACAATATTCCTGGTATCGGCAGCAAACGCAGACAAGCCCTTTTAACAAGGTTTGGTGGGTTGCGTGGTGTAGTAGCTGCAAGCGTGCATGACTTAAGCCAAACAGAAGGAATCAGTCAGGCACTGGCTGAAAAAATATATGCTGCCCTACATTAA
- a CDS encoding carboxymuconolactone decarboxylase family protein: MAELNRFETGLKNLAKVDEVGGQAVIDSLAGLYEDVGKYIIEFAFGDIYERGVLDLKQREMITITSLLTQGDTVPQLHFHINSSLNVGLTREEIIETFIQALPYVGFPRVLNAVNVAKEVFKKRDEEGKVGI; encoded by the coding sequence ATGGCTGAATTAAATCGTTTTGAAACAGGTTTAAAAAATCTGGCAAAAGTGGACGAAGTCGGTGGTCAGGCTGTAATTGATTCATTAGCAGGTCTGTATGAAGATGTAGGTAAATATATCATTGAATTTGCTTTTGGTGACATCTATGAACGTGGGGTTCTGGATTTAAAACAAAGAGAAATGATTACTATCACTAGCTTGCTTACGCAAGGTGATACAGTACCGCAATTACACTTTCACATCAATAGTTCTTTGAATGTGGGCCTGACTCGAGAAGAAATCATTGAAACCTTCATTCAGGCTTTACCATATGTTGGTTTTCCTAGAGTACTGAATGCAGTTAATGTAGCTAAAGAAGTATTTAAGAAAAGAGATGAAGAAGGCAAAGTGGGTATTTAA
- a CDS encoding MerR family transcriptional regulator, giving the protein MQYSIGQFSKLCGLSIDTLRFYEKQGLIFSTRNQNNRRVYTEKDIDWVKFILRLKKTDMSIKKMQEYARLRYQGNKTIPQRLVLLFEQLDSLHQEQDKLNENIKFIEHKIKSYLELTK; this is encoded by the coding sequence ATGCAATATTCAATTGGTCAATTTTCAAAATTGTGTGGTCTATCCATTGATACACTTCGCTTTTACGAAAAACAAGGATTAATATTTTCAACTAGAAATCAAAATAATCGCCGTGTGTATACGGAAAAAGATATTGATTGGGTGAAGTTTATCCTCAGACTGAAAAAAACTGATATGAGTATAAAAAAAATGCAGGAATATGCCAGGTTGCGCTATCAGGGAAATAAAACCATACCACAAAGACTAGTTCTACTTTTTGAGCAATTGGATTCTTTACATCAAGAGCAGGATAAGCTCAATGAAAACATTAAATTTATCGAACATAAAATTAAAAGTTATCTCGAGTTGACCAAATAA
- a CDS encoding N-acetylmuramoyl-L-alanine amidase codes for MYSIDYNSYRSVGGFNQRVRFLVLHYTAENFADSVKSLSGSATSIHYLIPDDTELSYQAAGFNEMRIFNLVSETDRAWHAGVSSWQGRNNLNDTSIGIEIVNLATDNNGIFTFPPYKLNQFKAIKELCLNILQRYPDISPTNVVGHSDIAPQRKSDPGAAFPWKELYEAGIGAWYETKTKLHFETRFRKQGIPDNSEVLKQLSRYGYDITGADTNAEQFSKLIRAFQLHFRPKKYDGKLDCETAAILYALVNKYLPAQ; via the coding sequence ATGTATTCTATTGATTACAATAGTTACCGCTCTGTTGGCGGTTTTAACCAGCGCGTACGCTTTCTAGTATTACACTATACGGCAGAAAATTTTGCAGATTCTGTGAAATCTTTGAGTGGCTCAGCTACCAGTATTCATTATCTCATACCTGATGATACTGAACTCAGCTATCAAGCAGCAGGTTTTAATGAAATGCGGATTTTTAATCTAGTCTCAGAAACAGACCGTGCATGGCATGCTGGAGTTAGTAGCTGGCAAGGACGTAATAATCTTAACGATACATCAATTGGGATCGAAATAGTTAATTTAGCTACTGATAATAACGGCATTTTTACTTTTCCACCTTATAAGCTCAATCAGTTTAAAGCGATTAAAGAGCTTTGTTTGAACATTTTGCAGCGTTATCCGGATATCAGTCCGACGAATGTTGTCGGTCACTCTGATATTGCACCTCAACGTAAAAGCGACCCCGGGGCAGCTTTCCCATGGAAAGAACTGTATGAAGCTGGTATTGGTGCATGGTACGAGACCAAAACAAAATTACATTTCGAAACTCGGTTCAGAAAACAAGGTATTCCAGACAATTCAGAAGTATTAAAACAGTTAAGCCGCTATGGCTATGATATTACCGGAGCAGATACCAATGCAGAACAGTTCAGTAAGTTAATCCGAGCTTTCCAGCTTCACTTTCGCCCAAAAAAATATGACGGAAAACTAGACTGTGAAACAGCAGCTATTTTATATGCACTGGTAAATAAATATTTACCTGCACAATAA
- a CDS encoding bifunctional (p)ppGpp synthetase/guanosine-3',5'-bis(diphosphate) 3'-pyrophosphohydrolase yields the protein MVSTPDTLLATPAHAPCVWLDEYIATLPPAMATMLRHAQALMDSGYPQNAVTFCGENLCSNLMIAAKSVADMDLMADAVAATLLSCLPNYVTDWKTIVKEQCGESVMQLVAGLYQVQKLTYFVSISPLATTEERQQQAEAMRQMLLAMVSDIRVVLIKLAMRAQTMNYLSKVTDEALKKAVAKETMTVFAPLANRLGVWQLKWQLEDLSFRYQNPDEYKKIARLLDEKRTERLDYIEHFVDTLKQQLSRLNMHFEVAGRPKHIYSIYRKMVKKKLSFDGLYDIRAVRILVDTVADCYATLGIVHSLWQPIPGEFDDYIAHPKPNDYQSLHTVVVGPEDKGVEIQIRTFDMHRYAEFGVAAHWRYKEGGKGNEAYEHKIAWLRQLLDWRENLAENGNDREDLSRAFQTELFNDTIYVLSPHGKVFSLPAGATPIDFAYALHTDIGNRCRGAKVDGQIVPLSTPLENGQRVEIITAREGKPSVNWLHDGWVKSNKAISKIRAFIRQQNGESIRESGRTALEKQLVKLQVQPNTHKLAEALGFSSVDDLYLAMGHGEVSGRMIQKAVDTMMEKPETPVTENHLVKRSKIKNNFGGVLVDGEAGLYTTLAKCCKPAFGDDIIGFVTRERGISIHRSNCSSFQYLAQISPDKVLPASWANDSANQVFAIDIEIRARDRSGLLRDISETLARNRLNVTAVQTLSRDLEAQLRFTVEVHQVNDLPRVLSSLSDVKGVLSVTRL from the coding sequence ATGGTTAGCACGCCTGATACTCTTCTCGCCACACCCGCCCATGCGCCATGTGTTTGGTTAGATGAATATATTGCCACTTTGCCTCCAGCTATGGCGACAATGCTACGGCATGCTCAGGCTTTGATGGATAGTGGGTATCCGCAGAATGCAGTTACCTTTTGTGGCGAAAACTTGTGCAGCAATCTGATGATAGCCGCCAAAAGCGTAGCGGATATGGATTTAATGGCCGATGCAGTGGCCGCTACTTTACTGAGTTGCCTGCCCAACTACGTGACTGACTGGAAAACCATCGTAAAAGAGCAGTGTGGTGAGAGTGTAATGCAACTGGTGGCTGGTTTGTATCAGGTGCAGAAGCTAACCTATTTTGTCAGTATCAGCCCGCTGGCTACAACGGAAGAGCGCCAGCAGCAGGCAGAAGCCATGCGCCAGATGCTGCTTGCAATGGTTTCTGATATTCGCGTGGTGCTGATTAAGCTGGCAATGCGTGCGCAGACCATGAATTATCTGAGCAAGGTAACCGATGAAGCGTTGAAAAAGGCTGTGGCCAAGGAGACCATGACCGTATTTGCTCCACTGGCCAATCGGCTTGGTGTATGGCAACTGAAATGGCAGCTTGAGGATTTAAGTTTCCGTTATCAGAATCCAGACGAATACAAAAAAATTGCACGTTTGCTAGATGAAAAGCGCACTGAGCGGCTGGATTATATTGAGCACTTTGTAGATACCCTTAAACAACAGCTTAGTCGCCTGAATATGCATTTTGAAGTAGCGGGTCGGCCGAAACATATCTATTCTATTTACCGCAAAATGGTAAAGAAGAAACTAAGTTTTGACGGATTGTATGATATTCGTGCTGTGCGTATTCTAGTCGATACTGTAGCCGACTGTTATGCAACGCTGGGTATCGTACACAGCCTGTGGCAGCCTATTCCGGGCGAGTTTGACGATTATATTGCCCATCCCAAACCCAATGATTATCAGAGCCTGCATACTGTTGTGGTGGGGCCGGAAGACAAAGGCGTGGAAATTCAGATACGTACTTTTGATATGCACCGCTATGCCGAATTCGGCGTGGCTGCACACTGGCGGTATAAAGAGGGTGGTAAAGGCAATGAGGCTTACGAGCACAAAATTGCCTGGCTGCGTCAGCTACTCGATTGGCGTGAAAATTTAGCCGAAAACGGCAACGATCGTGAAGACTTGTCTCGTGCATTTCAGACAGAACTCTTTAACGATACCATTTATGTGCTGTCGCCGCATGGCAAAGTATTTTCTTTACCTGCCGGTGCTACCCCGATTGATTTTGCCTATGCTTTGCATACTGATATCGGTAATCGCTGCCGGGGCGCAAAAGTGGACGGACAGATTGTGCCTTTATCCACACCGCTTGAAAATGGCCAACGCGTGGAAATCATCACTGCACGTGAAGGTAAGCCATCTGTAAACTGGTTGCATGACGGATGGGTGAAGAGCAATAAAGCTATCAGCAAAATCAGGGCGTTTATCCGTCAGCAGAATGGAGAATCGATACGCGAATCCGGTCGTACAGCACTGGAAAAGCAGCTGGTTAAACTACAGGTACAGCCCAACACGCACAAATTGGCGGAAGCGCTTGGATTTAGCAGTGTAGATGATTTATATCTGGCTATGGGGCATGGAGAGGTATCCGGCCGCATGATTCAGAAAGCGGTTGATACCATGATGGAAAAACCGGAAACACCGGTTACAGAAAACCATCTGGTCAAACGCAGTAAAATTAAAAACAATTTCGGTGGTGTGCTGGTGGATGGTGAGGCCGGGCTCTATACCACGCTCGCCAAATGCTGCAAACCAGCCTTTGGAGATGACATTATCGGTTTCGTGACTCGTGAACGTGGTATCTCCATTCATCGCAGTAACTGCTCTTCATTTCAGTATCTGGCGCAAATATCACCTGATAAGGTATTACCTGCTTCTTGGGCCAATGATTCAGCTAATCAGGTCTTTGCTATCGATATTGAAATTCGTGCACGTGATCGCAGTGGGCTACTGCGTGATATTTCAGAAACACTGGCACGGAACCGTCTTAATGTTACCGCTGTACAAACCCTTTCACGGGATCTTGAAGCTCAGTTGCGTTTTACTGTTGAAGTACATCAGGTAAATGATTTACCGCGCGTGTTGAGCAGTTTAAGTGATGTCAAAGGCGTATTATCGGTAACACGCTTGTAA
- a CDS encoding adenine phosphoribosyltransferase, with translation MQTHPEVIGVEALAAKIRKIPNWPQEGILFHDITPVLQSPQYFRLLVDLMVYRYMDQKIDVVAGLDARGFIIGAALAYQLNVGFVPIRKKGKLPFTTIAESYELEYGHATIEMHTDAVKPGTRVLLVDDLVATGGTMTAGAKLIRKLGAEVVEAAAIIEFTDLPGGKRIRNEGVPLFTLYQNSGSVEQ, from the coding sequence ATGCAGACTCACCCTGAAGTCATAGGTGTTGAAGCGCTGGCTGCAAAAATTCGCAAAATTCCAAACTGGCCGCAGGAAGGAATTTTATTTCATGACATTACACCGGTATTGCAAAGTCCGCAGTATTTCCGCCTACTGGTTGATTTAATGGTCTATCGTTATATGGATCAGAAAATTGATGTAGTAGCCGGTCTGGATGCACGAGGATTTATTATCGGTGCAGCATTAGCTTACCAGCTTAATGTTGGGTTTGTTCCCATCAGAAAAAAAGGCAAATTACCTTTCACAACGATTGCTGAAAGTTATGAGCTGGAATACGGCCATGCTACTATCGAAATGCATACAGATGCTGTAAAACCCGGTACTCGAGTACTGCTGGTTGATGATCTGGTAGCTACCGGCGGCACCATGACTGCAGGTGCCAAACTCATTCGCAAACTAGGTGCAGAAGTTGTTGAGGCTGCAGCCATAATCGAATTCACTGATTTACCTGGTGGAAAAAGAATCCGCAATGAGGGTGTTCCTTTATTTACCCTGTATCAGAATTCAGGTTCTGTGGAGCAATAA
- the kdsA gene encoding 3-deoxy-8-phosphooctulonate synthase: MVHVGNISVANDLPLVLFGGLNVLENLDLTLRTCAHYVEVTRKLGIPLVFKASFDKANRSSIHSYRGVGLDEGMKIFTAVKQEFGVPVITDVHEPYQAAPVAEVADVLQLPAFLARQTDLVVALAQTGKVVNIKKPQFLSPHQMKNIVDKFYEAGNQQLILCERGSNFGYDNLVVDMLGFGVMKKVCADLPIIFDVTHALQQRQADAAASGGRRSQVLDLALAGMATRLAGLFLEAHPDPDKARCDGPSALPLDMLEPFLAQVKAVDELVKTMPVLEIN, encoded by the coding sequence ATTGTTCATGTTGGTAATATTTCAGTAGCCAATGATTTGCCACTGGTGCTGTTTGGTGGCCTGAATGTACTGGAAAATCTGGATTTGACTTTACGTACTTGTGCGCATTATGTTGAGGTAACTCGGAAACTGGGCATTCCGCTGGTGTTCAAGGCATCATTTGATAAAGCCAATCGTTCTTCGATTCATTCCTACCGTGGTGTGGGTTTGGATGAAGGTATGAAAATTTTTACCGCGGTAAAACAAGAATTTGGTGTTCCAGTAATTACGGATGTACATGAACCGTATCAGGCTGCACCGGTAGCAGAAGTGGCAGATGTTTTGCAGTTGCCGGCTTTTCTTGCTCGCCAGACTGATTTGGTGGTGGCACTGGCGCAGACGGGTAAAGTGGTGAATATCAAAAAGCCGCAGTTTTTGAGTCCGCACCAGATGAAGAATATTGTTGATAAATTCTACGAAGCGGGCAATCAGCAGCTGATACTGTGTGAACGAGGCAGCAACTTCGGTTATGACAATCTGGTGGTAGATATGCTTGGCTTTGGGGTGATGAAAAAAGTCTGTGCCGATCTGCCGATTATATTTGATGTTACCCATGCGTTGCAGCAACGGCAGGCAGATGCAGCTGCTTCTGGTGGTCGTCGCAGTCAAGTGCTGGATTTGGCTCTGGCCGGTATGGCCACACGGCTGGCTGGATTATTTCTTGAAGCTCATCCTGATCCAGATAAAGCACGTTGTGATGGTCCGAGTGCCTTGCCGCTAGACATGCTGGAACCATTTTTGGCTCAGGTTAAAGCGGTGGATGAATTAGTAAAAACTATGCCTGTACTTGAGATTAACTGA